A section of the Platichthys flesus chromosome 22, fPlaFle2.1, whole genome shotgun sequence genome encodes:
- the LOC133933237 gene encoding claudin-10-like, which produces MTHRTVVMYLEIGCFVSCLCGWILVCSTLPTEYWTFSEVGSVVLTTSNYYSNLWKDCISDSTGVSDCKDYPSMLGLPVYLHACRALAVCSVITGFFGGVLTLVGMKCTKIGGSEIANARVTFAGGITYLVSGCCGMITYSWWANKVIREYLDPHFRAQKFELGAAIFIGWGGSVLLLSGGTVQSYFSGKEGLPSSSSSKQPLRPGTYATARSRRTYMLPATSSRLALGPPLFYEGRKSREAGATASSGGRTFSRDSFV; this is translated from the exons ATGACGCACAGGACGGTGGTGATGTACCTGGAGATCGGCTGCTTCGTGTCGTGTCTGTGCGGCTGGATCCTGGTGTGCTCCACGCTGCCGACGGAGTACTGGACTTTCTCCGAGGTGGGCAGCGTCGTGCTGACCACCTCCAACTACTACTCCAATCTGTGGAAGGACTGCATCTCCGACTCCACGGGGGTGTCCGACTGCAAGGACTACCCCTCCATGCTGGGCCTACCTG TGTACCTCCACGCCTGCAGAGCGCTGGCGGTCTGCTCCGTCATCACAGGCTTCTTCGGAGGCGTCCTCACCCTCGTTGGGATGAAGTGCACTAAGATCGGAGGCTCAGAGATCGCCAACGCCAGAGTGACCTTCGCCGGCGGGATCACGTACCTGGTGTCAG GATGCTGCGGGATGATCACCTACTCGTGGTGGGCCAACAAAGTCATCAGAGAATACTTGGATCCACATTTCAGGGCTCAGAA GTTTGAACTGGGAGCTGCGATCTTCATTGGCTGGGGAGGATCCGTGCTCCTGCTGAGTGGAGGCACGGTGCAGAGCTACTTCTCTGGAAAAGAAGGTCTGCCATCAAG CAGTTCCTCTAAACAGCCCCTGAGACCCGGCACGTACGCCACGGCCCGGAGCCGACGGACCTACATGCTGCCGGCCACGTCCTCCAGACTCGCTCTGGGGCCGCCGCTGTTCTACGAGGGCAGGAAGAGCCGAGAGGCCGGAGCCACGGCGTCGAGTGGGGGCCGCACCTTCAGCAGGGACAGCTTCGTCTGA
- the cldn10e gene encoding claudin-10, with product MQTRVVQIWGFLLTVLGWIFVACTMAMEGWKITSIGGMGGSAMIKVAWYWSSLWRSCFTDSTSVSNCYDYPMLWSVEGYIQVVRGLLMAALSLGALGFVLSLLGMECTFIGGKDRSKQKKIYAGGCCHIVGGFLSVCGYAVYAQYVSVEYFNPDFNGLKYDLGTPLFLGWVGSAFHMTGGFFYLWSVWTPLCGGSHKVINIQPIADPEQNKSITALSSVSEIASKTKVSSVSELASRSERSDVSAISSRSERTSKSRRMAKSGQSTKTGRSIKSAGSGSGSGSGSESSLSLRSSIPTLSDSRSSSSSRTVSSLSSSASSESSRNSFI from the exons ATGCAGACCCGTGTTGTCCAGATCTGGGGTTTCCTGCTGACGGTGCTGGGCTGGATCTTTGTGGCGTGCACGATGGCCATGGAGGGCTGGAAGATCACCTCCATCGGGGGCATGGGGGGCTCCGCCATGATCAAGGTGGCCTGGTACTGGTCCAGCCTGTGGAGATCCTGTTTCACCGACTCCACTTCCGTCAGTAACTGCTACGACTACCCGATGCTGTGGTCTGTGGAGG GTTACATCCAGGTCGTGAGGGGCCTGCTGATGGCGGCTCTCAGCCTGGGGGCGCTGGGCTTCGTGCTCAGTCTGCTGGGGATGGAGTGCACCTTCATCGGAGGGAAAGACCGTTCCAAGCAGAAGAAGATCTACGCTGGAGGCTGCTGCCACATCGTCGGAG gttttctgtctgtctgcggCTACGCTGTTTACGCTCAGTATGTTTCAGTCGAATACTTCAACCCCGACTTTAATGGACTGAA GTACGACCTGGGCACTCCTCTGTTCCTGGGCTGGGTCGGCTCGGCTTTCCATATGACAGGAGGGTTTTTCTATCTGTGGTCTGTGTGGACGCCGCTCTGTGGAGGAAGTCACAA gGTGATCAACATTCAGCCAATAGCTGACCCAGAACAAAACAAGTCCATCACTGCTCTGTCTTCAGTGTCAGAGATCGCATCTAAGACCAAAGTGTCATCTGTCTCTGAGCTGGCGTCCAGGTCCGAGCGCTCAGACGTGTCGGCCATCTCCTCAAGATCAGAGCGTACGTCCAAATCTAGACGCATGGCCAAGTCAGGACAGTCGACGAAGACAGGGCGAAGTATTAAGTCTGCAGGGTCGGGGTCGGGATCAGGATCGGGGTCAGAGTCCAGCCTCTCGTTGAGGTCCAGCATTCCGACTCTGTCCGACtcgaggagcagcagcagcagccggacgGTCTCGTCTCTGTCCAGCAGCGCGAGCAGCGAGTCGAGCAGAAACTCTTTtatctga
- the cldn10a gene encoding claudin-10a: MGNMVTEIVAFLLTISGWILVSSTLPTDYWKVSSVDGTVITTATFWSNLWKTCVTDSTGVSNCKDFPSMLALDAYIQVCRGLMIAAVCLGFFGAIFALVGMKCTKIGGSETTKARLTVLSGFHFILGGLCCMTACSIYAHRVTSDFFDPFFVAQKAEYSYRGPVSPVSPATARDKCSKTASGPTASALHKETVEPSRQFGRNAYV; encoded by the exons ATGGGCAACATGGTAACAGAGATCGTAGCCTTCCTCCTGACCATCTCTGGATGGATCCTAGTGTCGTCCACCCTGCCGACAGACTACTGGAAGGTGTCCTCCGTGGATGGGACGGTTATAACCACAGCCACCTTCTGGTCCAACCTCTGGAAAACCTGCGTCACTGATTCCACTGGCGTGTCAAACTGCAAAGACTTTCCTTCAATGCTGGCTCTGGATG CCTATATCCAGGTGTGTCGGGGCCTGATGATCGCAGCCGTGTGTCTGGGTTTCTTTGGCGCCATCTTCGCTCTCGTGGGAATGAAGTGCACGAAAATCGGGGGCTCAGAGACGACCAAAGCTCGGCTGACCGTCCTATCGGGCTTCCACTTCATCCTCGGCG GCCTGTGCTGCATGACGGCGTGCTCCATATACGCTCACAGGGTCACAAGCGACTTCTTTGATCCCTTCTTTGTGGCTCAGAA AGCTGAATATTCCTACAGAGGACCAGTATCACCAGTATCACCGGCCACAGCGCGTGATAAGTGCAGCAAAACAGCCAGCGGCCCGACAGCCAGCGCCCTGCACAAGGAAACAGTGGAGCCTTCCAGGCAGTTTGGAAGAAACGCCTACGTGTGA
- the abcc4 gene encoding multidrug resistance-associated protein 4 — protein MEKVGKESKTNPMVTAGVWSKMLFWWLNPLFRTGYKRRLEEQDMFRVIPEDSSENLGQEMQRYWDHEIQKASKEMRAPNLGKAIILCHWKPYALLGLFTVAEEIIKVTQPILLGKMIQYFEFYDPNDSRAFHDALGYAAGLSLFAIILAVLHHYYFYQLQRVGSKIRVALCHMVFKKALRLNNHAMGKTTTGQIVNLLSNDVNKFDDMTIFLHFLWVGPLQAAVVVGLLWVEIGPSCLAGMVVLLFLMPMQSLFGRFFSKYRTLTASLTDSRIRIMNEVVSGMRIIKMYAWEKPFAALVTEVRRKEISTILSSSYLRGLNMASFFCANKVILFCTFTVYVLLGNKMSATSVFVTVSLYTAVRLNVTLFFPAAIERLFEARVSVRRIQVFLMLGEIERRSVALPQQETKDASVEIQDLFCYWDKSLDSPSLQNVSFNLKSNQLLAVIGPVGAGKSSLLCSILGELPVEKGLLKVNGKLTYASQQPWVFPGTIRSNILFGKEINPQKYERVLKACALKRDLELLPDGDLTLIGDRGATLSGGQKARVNLARAVYQEADVYLLDDPLSAVDAEVGRHLFEQCICGLLKNKPRILVTHQLQYLQKADEILVLKEGFMVAKGTYTELQQSGVDFTSLLNNEEEEQQAPLDVRSRIRTLSQNSALSRTSSMHSVKDGDQLPAEAVQTMAEESRSQGTIAASLYVKYLKSGAHTVFIVFILGINVLAQVAYIMQDWWLAYWADEQEKLNKNSTMIVNGQNVTAELDINFYLGVYAGLTAATIILGFARNIFMFNVLVRCAQALHNQMFKSILRAPVRFFDTNPIGRVLNRFTKDMGQLDSNMPWTFVDFTQVFLQILGVIGVAVAVLPWILIPVVPLLIVFLYLRRYFLQTSRDIKRLEATTRSPVFSHLSSSLNGLWTIRAFGAEQRFQDVFDAHQDLHSESWFLFLTISRWFAVRLDGICSIFVIMVLFGCLLLRDQLDAGSVGLVLTYSVTLIGMFQWGIRQSTEVENMMTSVERAMEYTELESEAPWETEKRPPPDWPQKGLLTFDQVSFSYGGEGPKVLQDLKVMFRPKEKVGIVGRTGAGKSSLVSALFRLAEPEGEIYIDGVLTSEIGLHDLRQKMSIIPQDPVLFTGSMRKNLDPFNQREDEELWCALEEVQLKAVVEDLPGKLETVLAESGSNFSVGQRQLVCLARALLRKNRILIVDEATANVDPRTDELIQQTIRDKFRECTVLTVAHRLNTIIDSDRILVLDAGRIHAYDEPYTLLQNPQGIFSKMVQQTGKQEAAALLEAAKVAYEKRNRTSTPDDHEYSLVLCETAM, from the exons ATGGAGAAAGTCGGCAAAGAATCCAAGACCAACCCGATGGTGACGGCGGGTGTTTGGTCGAAGATGTTGTTTTG GTGGCTCAACCCTCTGTTCCGCACTGGGTACAAACGcaggctggaggagcaggacatGTTCCGAGTGATTCCAGAGGACAGTTCCGAGAACCTGGGTCAGGAAATGCAGAG ATACTGGGACCATGAGATCCAGAAGGCCTCCAAAGAGATGCGGGCTCCAAACCTCGGGAAAGCCATCATCCTTTGCCACTGGAAACCATACGCTCTGCTGGGACTCTTTACTGTCGCTGAG GAGATCATCAAAGTGACCCAGCCCATCCTCTTGGGGAAGATGATTCAGTACTTTGAGTTTTACGACCCAAACGACAGCCGGGCTTTTCACGACGCCCTCGGCTACGCAGCTGGTTTGTCTCTGTTCGCCATCATCCTGGCGGTGCTCCATCACTACTACTTCTACCAGCTCCAGAGAGTGGGCAGTAAGATCCGAGTGGCCCTGTGTCACATGGTCTTCAAGAAG GCTCTGCGTCTCAACAACCATGCCATGGGAAAGACCACCACGGGCCAGATCGTCAACCTCCTTTCCAATGACGTCAACAAGTTTGATGAT ATGACCATCTTCTTGCACTTCCTTTGGGTTGGGCCCCTCCAGGCAGCTGTGGTTGTCGGGCTTCTGTGGGTGGAGATTGGTCCGTCGTGCTTGGCAGGCATGGTGGTCCTCTTGTTCCTGATGCCCATGCAGTCCCTGTTTGGAAGGTTCTTTTCAAAGTACAG GACTCTGACAGCATCCCTGACCGACAGCAGAATCCGTATCATGAATGAAGTGGTGTCTGGAATGAGGATCATCAAAATGTACGCCTGGGAGAAACCATTTGCTGCTCTGGTCACTGAGGTCAGAAg gaagGAGATCTCCACCATCCTGAGCAGCTCCTACCTGCGAGGTCTCAACATGGCCTCCTTCTTCTGCGCCAACAAGGTCATCCTCTTCTGCACCTTCACCGTCTACGTGCTCCTGGGAAACAAAATGTCGGccaccagtgtgtttgtgacggTGTCGCTCTACACCGCCGTGCGGCTCAACGTCACACTCTTCTTCCCCGCTGCCATCGAGCGGCTGTTTGAGGCCCGAGTCAGCGTCCGCAGGATCCAG GTGTTCTTGATGCTCGGTGAGATCGAGAGAAGAAGTGTTGCTCTGCCACAGCAGGAGACGAAGGACGCATCTGTTGAAATCCAGGATCTGTTCTGCTACTGGGACAAG AGTCTGgattctccatctctgcagaACGTCTCTTTCAATCTGAAGTCAAATCAGCTGTTGGCTGTAATCGGACCAGTAGGAGCTGGAAAG TCGTCCCTGCTGTGCTCCATCCTGGGAGAGCTGCCCGTTGAAAAGGGTTTGCTGAAGGTCAATGGTAAGCTGACGTACGCCTCCCAGCAGCCCTGGGTGTTTCCTGGAACCATCCGCAGCAACATCCTGTTTGGGAAAGAGATAAACCCTCAGAAGTATGAGCGTGTCCTGAAGGCCTGCGCTCTAAAGAGG GACCTGGAGCTGCTTCCAGACGGAGACTTGACGCTGATCGGAGACCGAGGAGCCACGCTCAGCGGGGGGCAGAAGGCTCGAGTCAACCTGGCGAG GGCCGTGTATCAGGAGGCGGATGTTTACCTCCTGGACGATCCACTAAGTGCTGTGGATGCTGAGGTCGGGAGACACCTCTTTGAACA GTGCATCTGTGGCCTGCTGAAGAACAAGCCCCGGATCCTGGTCACCCACCAGCTGCAGTACCTGCAGAAAGCTGATGAGATCCTGGTCCTCAAGgag ggTTTCATGGTGGCCAAAGGGACatacacagagctgcagcagtcTGGAGTGGACTTCACCTCCCTGCTgaataatgaggaggaggagcagcaggctCCTCTAGACGTCCGCAGCAGGATCAGAACTCTGTCCCAGAACTCTGCCCTCTCTCGCACCTCCTCTATGCATTCAGTCAAAGATGGCGACCAGTTACCG GCCGAGGCTGTGCAGACCATGGCAGAGGAGAGTCGATCTCAGGGAACCATTGCAGCGAGCCTGTACGTCAAATATCTTAAATCTGGAGCCCACACCGTGTTTATAGTTTTCATCCTGGGGATCAACGTTTTGGCTCAG GTGGCGTACATCATGCAGGACTGGTGGCTGGCATACTG GGCTGACGAGCAAGAGAAGCTCAACAAAAACAGCACGATGATCGTAAACGGACAGAACGTCACGGCCGAGCTGGATATCAACTTCTACCTGGGCGTTTATGCAG GTCTGACTGCAGCCACCATCATCCTCGGCTTCGCCAGGAACATCTTCATGTTCAACGTGCTGGTGAGGTGTGCCCAGGCTCTGCACAACCAAATGTTCAAGTCCATACTCCGAGCGCCTGTGCGCTTCTTTGACACGAATCCCATCG GAAGAGTTCTGAACCGGTTTACAAAGGACATGGGTCAGCTGGACTCCAACATGCCCTGGACTTTTGTGGATTTTACTCAG GTGTTCTTGCAGATTCTCGGGGTGATCGGTGTGGCGGTGGCGGTGCTCCCCTGGATCCTCATCCCTGTGGTGCCCCTGCTGATCGTCTTCCTCTACCTCCGCCGCTACTTCCTGCAGACCTCCAGAGACATCAAACGCCTTGAGGCCACCA ctcgGAGTCCCGTCTTCTCCCATCTGTCCTCGTCTCTCAATGGCCTATGGACGATCCGAGCCTTTGGAGCTGAGCAGAGGTTCCAGGATGTGTTTGACGCCCATCAGGACCTCCACTCAG AGTCCTGGTTCCTGTTCCTGACCATCTCTCGCTGGTTCGCTGTCCGTCTCGACGGCATTTGCTCCATCTTTGTTATCATGGTCCTGTTTGGCTGCCTGCTGCTCAGAGACC AGCTGGACGCTGGCTCCGTGGGTTTGGTTCTGACGTACTCGGTCACACTGATCGGCATGTTCCAGTGGGGGATCAGGCAGAGCACAGAGGTGGAGAACATG ATGACGTCAGTGGAGAGAGCAATGGAGTACACTGAACTGGAGAGTGAAGCACCCTGGGAAACCGAGAAGCGCCCTCCTCCTGATTGGCCGCAAAAAGGgctgttgacctttgaccaggtCAGCTTCTCCTATGGCGGCGAGGGACCGAAGGTGCTGCAGGACCTGAAAGTGATGTTCAGACCCAAAGAGAAG GTTGGTATCGTTGGGAGAACGGGGGCTGGGAAAAGCTCCCTGGTCTCAGCTCTGTTCCGTCTGGCAGAGCCTGAGGGAGAGATCTACATCGATGGGGTTCTCACCTCTGAGATCGGCCTCCATGACCTGCGCCAGAAGATGTCCATCATTCCTCAG GACCCGGTGCTGTTCACTGGCTCCATGAGAAAGAACCTGGACCCTTTTAACCAACGTGAAGACGAGGAGCTGTGGTGCGCTCTGGAAGAG GTGCAGCTGAAGGCCGTGGTGGAGGACCTGCCTGGTAAGCTGGAGACGGTTCTGGCTGAGTCGGGCTCTAACTTCAGCGTGGGTCAGAGGCAGCTGGTGTGTCTGGCCCGAGCGCTGCTGAGGAAGAACCGCATCCTCATCGTCGACGAGGCCACGGCCAACGTGGACCCCAG GACAGATGAACTGATCCAACAGACCATAAGAGACAAGTTCAGAGAATGCACCGTGCTCACCGTCGCTCATCGACTCAACACCATCATAGACAGCGACAGGATACTG GTTCTAGATGCAGGGAGAATCCACGCCTACGACGAACCCTACACTCTCCTTCAAAATCCTCAGGGCATCTTCTCCAAAATGGTGCAGCAGACTGGTAAACAGGAGGCAGCAGCTCTACTGGAGGCCGCTAAAGTG GCGTATGAGAAGAGAAACCGCACCAGCACACCAGACGATCACGAATATAGTCTGGTCCTCTGTGAGACGGCCATGTGA